In one window of Ruminococcus hominis DNA:
- a CDS encoding ABC transporter substrate-binding protein, translating to MKKKNLKRIGSTVLVTTMALGLLAGCGGKSGDSANSTTKDANGATVIKFGIHVANPKEQESVTYNIVEAFNKEYEGKYKVEFVAADTEAHSKNMKLAAQDGTLPEIIHLDSAEAPEYNEAGYLLDLSDFLKENADIDEALNGMEDAFATDDVQYGLPYQCNVQGFFYNKELFDNAGVEYPTDDTTYEEFIEMIAKLKESGVTPIAIGSKNSGFAMWEFNEFLSRYGWEDNIDSYTGDKASYSNNDLKACYEKMKGLADAGAFPDNMATIEYFDAKQLFNESKAAMFGTGQWDCAEFDKNLGDKIGFWWGPTFEDSSYNQEIDMKVPSAPLVVSETVGDNDTTKEAVYTFLKFYYGKDAASISYEGSIFPATNYEGVVANDSQYAMNAMIEALGNGWETPEAAPDQTVNSAVQEAMYDGMFGVMQGTYTPEEALSNMDQAAAN from the coding sequence ATGAAGAAGAAAAACTTAAAAAGAATCGGATCAACAGTTTTAGTAACAACTATGGCATTGGGATTACTTGCCGGATGTGGCGGAAAATCTGGTGACAGCGCAAACTCAACCACAAAAGATGCTAATGGAGCAACAGTAATCAAATTTGGCATCCATGTTGCAAATCCAAAGGAACAAGAATCGGTAACATATAATATCGTTGAAGCTTTTAATAAAGAATATGAAGGAAAATATAAAGTTGAATTTGTGGCGGCTGATACAGAAGCCCATTCAAAGAATATGAAATTAGCAGCACAGGACGGAACATTGCCAGAAATCATACATTTAGATTCAGCAGAAGCTCCTGAATATAATGAGGCGGGATACTTATTAGATCTTTCAGATTTCTTAAAAGAGAACGCAGATATTGATGAAGCACTTAATGGTATGGAAGATGCCTTTGCCACAGATGATGTTCAGTATGGTCTTCCTTATCAGTGTAACGTACAAGGTTTCTTCTATAATAAAGAGTTGTTTGATAACGCAGGGGTAGAATATCCTACAGACGATACGACATATGAAGAATTTATTGAAATGATTGCAAAATTAAAAGAAAGTGGTGTTACACCGATTGCAATTGGAAGTAAGAATAGTGGTTTCGCAATGTGGGAGTTTAATGAGTTCCTTTCAAGATATGGTTGGGAAGATAATATTGATTCGTACACAGGTGATAAAGCCAGCTATTCAAACAATGATTTAAAAGCTTGTTACGAGAAAATGAAAGGACTTGCAGATGCAGGTGCATTCCCGGATAATATGGCCACAATCGAGTATTTTGATGCAAAACAGCTTTTCAATGAAAGCAAGGCTGCAATGTTCGGAACAGGACAGTGGGATTGTGCAGAATTTGACAAAAACCTTGGTGATAAGATTGGATTCTGGTGGGGACCAACATTTGAAGATTCTTCATATAATCAGGAAATTGATATGAAAGTACCTTCAGCCCCATTAGTAGTCAGTGAAACAGTTGGGGACAATGATACAACAAAAGAGGCTGTATATACTTTCCTTAAGTTCTATTATGGAAAAGATGCAGCAAGTATTTCTTATGAAGGATCCATTTTCCCGGCAACTAATTACGAAGGTGTTGTAGCAAATGATTCTCAGTATGCAATGAACGCAATGATTGAAGCACTTGGAAATGGTTGGGAAACACCGGAAGCAGCTCCAGATCAGACTGTAAATTCAGCAGTTCAGGAAGCTATGTATGATGGTATGTTTGGTGTAATGCAGGGAACATATACCCCAGAAGAAGCACTTTCAAATATGGATCAGGCAGCAGCTAATTAG
- a CDS encoding carbohydrate ABC transporter permease: MHWLSKKRYKICLVVPTLLVYMAFIILPIGMAIGYSFTKYSGIGKAKFNGITNYIRLFKDRLFWISFKNTMIMFILAFLLLLTISFLIALLLNNKLKAVDFSKALIFSPAIIAPIIVGIIWVYILDPNIGIINSVLDAIGASALKHKWIGGSVLSPYSIAVIYFWQQLGYLVTVFIAGLKMIPEEVMEAVKIDGASFWQKTLYVTIPMMKSTISTVSVLIITGVFKIFEIVQQTTGGGPNHLSETLVTYSYSMTFSSSDYGYGMSLATFTFVLSLVITGIYSLLTKERSS; the protein is encoded by the coding sequence ATGCATTGGTTAAGTAAAAAGCGATACAAAATATGTCTAGTAGTTCCGACGTTGCTAGTATATATGGCGTTTATTATTCTTCCAATAGGAATGGCAATTGGATATAGTTTTACAAAATATTCTGGAATTGGAAAAGCTAAGTTCAATGGAATTACAAATTATATACGATTATTTAAAGATCGCTTATTTTGGATATCATTTAAAAACACAATGATTATGTTTATTTTGGCGTTTTTGCTGTTGCTGACGATATCATTTCTGATTGCTTTGTTATTAAATAATAAATTAAAAGCAGTAGATTTTTCAAAGGCATTGATATTTTCACCAGCAATTATTGCTCCGATTATTGTAGGTATTATTTGGGTATATATCCTAGATCCTAATATAGGTATTATCAATAGTGTCTTGGATGCAATCGGTGCTTCGGCATTAAAACATAAATGGATTGGTGGAAGCGTCTTATCACCATATAGTATTGCTGTTATTTACTTCTGGCAGCAGTTAGGATATTTAGTAACAGTATTCATTGCTGGATTAAAAATGATCCCGGAAGAAGTAATGGAAGCAGTAAAAATTGATGGGGCGAGTTTTTGGCAGAAAACATTGTATGTAACAATTCCTATGATGAAATCGACGATTTCTACAGTTTCAGTGTTAATCATAACAGGTGTATTTAAAATTTTTGAAATTGTGCAGCAGACAACGGGCGGTGGTCCGAACCACTTATCTGAAACATTAGTAACTTATAGTTATTCAATGACTTTTAGCAGTAGTGATTATGGTTACGGAATGTCATTGGCAACATTTACATTTGTTTTATCATTGGTAATTACCGGTATTTATTCGTTACTTACAAAGGAAAGGAGTAGTTAA
- a CDS encoding carbohydrate ABC transporter permease, with translation MIPKKRKTVMYIVMALITVIVVFPLLWMVLLSFKTSSEIMSNPLAWPTAFNLDNFKNALNTLDFPRLYANTFEVCIVSLALELIITFCSSFVIARMEFKHPKLKQLLYGFLIMGLAVSPFILLFPVYKINAFMGLRGKWALVFPYVASSISFNTLLLTAYLKQLPVEIDEAAVIDGCNLWDLITKVVLPMAKPVIATVVIFNALYIWNEYPYASVMLRDVSDYTLSMGASFFKGNYTVDYGGIVASSLMIIIPELIFYGIFQKNIVEGMTAGAVKG, from the coding sequence ATGATTCCGAAAAAGAGAAAAACAGTCATGTATATAGTGATGGCATTGATTACTGTAATCGTTGTATTTCCACTCCTTTGGATGGTTTTACTTTCGTTTAAAACCAGCTCTGAAATCATGTCTAATCCGCTGGCGTGGCCAACAGCATTTAACCTGGATAACTTTAAAAATGCACTAAACACATTGGATTTTCCGAGGTTGTATGCAAATACTTTTGAAGTTTGTATAGTATCGTTGGCACTTGAATTGATTATTACATTTTGCAGTTCATTTGTAATTGCACGTATGGAATTTAAGCATCCGAAATTAAAACAATTATTATACGGTTTCCTGATTATGGGATTAGCTGTATCACCATTTATCTTATTATTCCCAGTATATAAGATTAATGCCTTTATGGGACTTAGAGGAAAATGGGCATTAGTATTTCCATATGTAGCAAGTTCTATTTCATTTAATACGTTGTTATTGACTGCATATTTAAAACAGCTTCCGGTAGAAATTGATGAAGCAGCAGTAATTGATGGATGTAATCTATGGGATTTAATAACGAAAGTTGTACTTCCAATGGCAAAACCCGTTATTGCAACAGTTGTGATATTTAATGCACTTTATATATGGAATGAATATCCGTATGCATCTGTAATGCTTCGGGATGTATCAGATTATACATTATCTATGGGAGCCTCATTCTTTAAAGGAAATTATACGGTAGATTATGGCGGAATTGTAGCGTCAAGTCTTATGATTATTATTCCAGAGTTGATTTTCTATGGAATTTTCCAAAAGAATATTGTAGAAGGTATGACTGCAGGTGCGGTTAAAGGTTAA
- a CDS encoding glycoside hydrolase family 172 protein: MSNVSGLFKDLTTIKKARNGRLASWDQRGKNQDYWEIPAGETISLGEIEGPGCITHIWMTSSCRKVVAPSILDPVLNASAAPVMEIHPALGVIWDDYDPFYYRKVLIKITWDDQDTPSVLAPLGDFFCIGNCYPGNFSSLPFNVSLKPEEAGRYGAPCSVSCYFPMPFNKKAKIEIVNENELPFILYFNIDYEMYKEALDEDTAYFHASWRRENPCEGWGPDLQTNCPEVNNVTNFKGEDNYTVLDVEGTGHYVGCNLTVKHYQGSWWGEGNDMFFIDGEEYPSLNGTGTEDYFNHAWGMQKNAYPFFGTIVHESDTDGFQVSYRFHITDPVRFEKSLKVTIEHGHANHLSDDWSSTAYWYQTLPTSKPLTILPVEERLPNVATLPERNLKLPELTEEMKAARDSWAKRWEEYKPAREEQFRIKESKARRESKLNTEFAKKLREDYK; encoded by the coding sequence ATGAGTAACGTATCAGGATTATTTAAAGATTTGACAACAATTAAAAAGGCAAGAAATGGTAGATTGGCAAGTTGGGATCAAAGAGGTAAAAATCAAGATTATTGGGAAATACCAGCCGGTGAAACGATTTCTTTAGGAGAAATAGAAGGACCTGGATGTATTACACATATTTGGATGACTTCTTCATGCAGAAAAGTAGTTGCACCAAGTATCTTAGATCCGGTATTGAATGCTTCTGCAGCACCTGTAATGGAGATACATCCGGCGCTTGGTGTTATCTGGGATGACTATGATCCATTCTATTATAGAAAAGTTTTAATCAAAATCACATGGGATGATCAGGATACACCGAGTGTATTAGCACCATTAGGTGATTTCTTCTGTATAGGAAATTGCTACCCAGGTAATTTTTCATCATTACCATTTAATGTTTCATTAAAACCGGAAGAAGCAGGAAGATATGGAGCACCATGTTCTGTATCATGTTACTTCCCTATGCCATTTAACAAAAAGGCAAAAATTGAAATCGTAAATGAAAATGAACTTCCTTTTATCTTATATTTTAATATTGATTATGAAATGTATAAAGAAGCATTAGATGAAGATACAGCTTATTTTCATGCAAGCTGGAGAAGAGAAAATCCTTGTGAAGGATGGGGGCCGGATTTGCAGACAAACTGTCCGGAAGTAAATAATGTAACCAATTTTAAAGGTGAAGATAATTATACAGTTCTTGATGTTGAAGGAACAGGACATTATGTAGGTTGCAATTTAACGGTTAAACATTACCAGGGTAGCTGGTGGGGTGAAGGAAATGATATGTTCTTTATTGATGGTGAAGAATATCCTTCATTAAATGGAACAGGAACAGAAGATTATTTTAATCATGCATGGGGAATGCAGAAGAATGCATATCCATTTTTTGGAACAATAGTACATGAAAGTGATACAGATGGTTTTCAGGTATCTTACCGCTTCCATATTACTGATCCTGTCCGATTTGAAAAGAGTTTGAAAGTTACGATTGAGCATGGACATGCAAACCATTTATCTGATGATTGGAGTTCTACTGCTTACTGGTACCAGACACTTCCAACATCAAAGCCGCTGACAATTTTACCTGTAGAAGAGCGATTGCCAAACGTAGCTACTTTACCGGAGCGCAATCTGAAGTTGCCAGAGCTTACAGAAGAAATGAAGGCAGCAAGAGATTCATGGGCAAAGCGTTGGGAAGAATATAAACCGGCAAGAGAAGAACAGTTTAGAATTAAAGAAAGTAAAGCACGCCGTGAGTCTAAACTTAATACTGAATTTGCAAAAAAACTTCGTGAAGATTATAAGTAA
- a CDS encoding glycoside hydrolase family 32 protein — MSQKLMLEKIEKAQREIDTKREVVKHGKMRQCYHFMGETGWINDPNGLIYFRGKYHYFYQHNPFNGFWDSMYWGHAVSNDLIHWEYLPLALAPSEYYDNHLKGGCFSGSAIEHDGKLYLVYTGTCNNGNGFEQAQCIAYSEDGIHFEKYKENPVISAPKGVPTDMFRDPKVWKHEDTFYLVCGASMNGFAQARLYKSKDMLNWEFVNVLAESRGEWGFMWECPDFFQVGNKYVLMFSPMGGKERTSVYLVGDFDYNTGKFFYKTSGEIDWGFDYYAPQSFEAADGRRLLVGWANAWDWMPFWKDWGPTYREGWCGFFNVPREAVLNKNGTLSFIPVKELEVLRKNKLERKEILLEDGREEEICDGSIYELKLKVNLKNTTADKIILKLRVSDHKRTEIVFDLKKAEIRFDRNHADDWSKGIARGPLNLMNKDCLDIHIYSDKISVELFSNEYQNNFSCNIYNVEKGQKNYIVAEGGVAEIDTLEKWDLENVMQ; from the coding sequence ATGTCACAGAAATTGATGCTTGAAAAAATAGAAAAGGCTCAAAGAGAGATTGATACAAAAAGAGAAGTAGTGAAGCATGGTAAGATGCGTCAGTGTTATCATTTCATGGGAGAAACGGGATGGATTAATGATCCGAATGGTCTGATTTATTTTAGAGGTAAATATCATTACTTTTACCAGCATAATCCATTTAATGGATTTTGGGATTCTATGTATTGGGGGCATGCAGTTAGCAATGACTTAATTCATTGGGAATATCTTCCACTCGCACTTGCACCAAGTGAATACTATGATAATCATCTAAAAGGTGGATGCTTTTCAGGTAGTGCAATAGAACACGACGGAAAATTATATCTTGTATATACCGGAACTTGTAATAATGGAAATGGATTTGAACAGGCACAGTGTATTGCATATAGTGAAGACGGAATTCATTTTGAGAAATATAAAGAGAATCCAGTGATTTCAGCTCCTAAAGGAGTGCCGACAGATATGTTCCGAGATCCGAAAGTATGGAAACATGAAGATACTTTTTATTTGGTATGTGGTGCAAGCATGAATGGGTTTGCACAGGCACGTTTATATAAATCAAAAGATATGCTTAACTGGGAATTTGTAAATGTTCTCGCTGAAAGTAGAGGAGAATGGGGATTTATGTGGGAATGCCCGGATTTCTTTCAAGTAGGAAATAAATATGTTTTGATGTTTTCACCGATGGGAGGAAAAGAACGAACAAGTGTATATCTTGTTGGAGATTTTGATTATAATACAGGAAAATTCTTTTATAAGACTTCTGGAGAAATAGATTGGGGATTTGACTATTATGCACCTCAGTCATTTGAAGCAGCTGATGGAAGAAGACTTCTGGTAGGATGGGCAAACGCATGGGACTGGATGCCTTTCTGGAAAGATTGGGGTCCTACATATAGAGAAGGATGGTGTGGATTTTTCAATGTTCCGCGAGAAGCTGTTTTAAATAAAAATGGAACTTTAAGCTTTATTCCAGTGAAAGAATTGGAAGTTCTTCGCAAAAATAAACTGGAGAGAAAAGAAATTTTATTGGAAGACGGAAGAGAAGAAGAAATTTGTGATGGTAGCATTTATGAATTAAAACTAAAAGTAAATCTTAAAAATACTACTGCCGATAAAATTATTTTAAAACTTCGAGTATCTGATCATAAAAGAACAGAAATTGTGTTTGATCTTAAAAAAGCTGAAATTCGTTTTGATCGAAATCATGCTGATGACTGGAGTAAGGGAATAGCAAGAGGACCACTGAATTTGATGAATAAAGATTGCTTAGATATACACATTTATTCAGATAAAATATCAGTAGAGTTGTTTAGCAACGAATATCAAAATAATTTTTCGTGCAATATTTATAACGTAGAAAAAGGCCAGAAAAATTATATAGTAGCTGAAGGCGGCGTTGCAGAAATTGATACGTTAGAGAAGTGGGATTTAGAAAATGTAATGCAATAA
- a CDS encoding carbohydrate kinase family protein, whose amino-acid sequence MKQMIDIVALGELLIDFTEAGVGADGMKLFEQNPGGAPANLLTVASHMGYRTEFIGKVGKDMHGAFLKKTLEKEKIGVLNLIEDEHYFTTLAFVAIDENGEREFSFARKPGADTKLQADELNLELLQNCKIFHFGSLSLTAQPAHEATVTAVSRAKAEGALISYDPNYRASLWSSEDVAIETMKSMICYADVMKISDEESLLLTGEKTYEAAADQFLQMGPKLVAVTLGSEGVLIAFGERKERIAGFQVKSVDTTGAGDSFWGGFLSAYLEFRKPVEELSWKEIKYCAEYGNATAALCVQKRGGIPAIPKKEEVSRMIQR is encoded by the coding sequence ATGAAGCAAATGATTGATATCGTAGCTTTGGGTGAATTATTGATTGACTTTACAGAAGCAGGAGTCGGTGCTGATGGAATGAAATTATTTGAACAGAATCCAGGAGGGGCACCGGCAAATCTACTGACTGTGGCTAGTCATATGGGATATCGAACAGAATTTATAGGCAAAGTTGGAAAAGATATGCATGGCGCTTTTCTGAAAAAAACTTTGGAGAAAGAAAAGATAGGTGTTTTAAACTTGATTGAGGACGAGCACTATTTTACCACGTTAGCATTTGTTGCAATTGATGAAAATGGTGAGCGAGAGTTTTCTTTTGCAAGAAAACCAGGTGCAGATACCAAATTACAGGCGGATGAATTGAATTTGGAGTTATTACAGAACTGTAAAATTTTTCACTTTGGTTCCTTATCTTTGACGGCACAGCCTGCACATGAGGCAACAGTGACAGCGGTCTCACGTGCTAAAGCAGAGGGGGCATTGATTTCTTATGATCCGAATTATCGAGCTTCTCTTTGGAGCAGCGAAGATGTTGCCATAGAAACAATGAAATCGATGATTTGTTATGCAGATGTGATGAAGATATCAGATGAAGAAAGTTTGCTTCTGACTGGAGAAAAAACTTATGAAGCTGCAGCAGATCAATTCTTACAGATGGGACCGAAGTTAGTTGCTGTTACGCTTGGTAGCGAAGGCGTTTTAATAGCATTTGGAGAACGAAAAGAACGTATTGCAGGATTTCAAGTGAAGTCAGTAGATACCACAGGTGCAGGAGATTCTTTTTGGGGCGGTTTCTTGAGTGCTTACTTGGAATTTAGAAAACCTGTTGAGGAACTATCTTGGAAAGAAATAAAATATTGTGCAGAATACGGAAATGCTACGGCAGCACTTTGTGTGCAGAAACGAGGTGGTATCCCAGCTATTCCAAAAAAAGAAGAAGTAAGTCGAATGATTCAGCGTTAA
- a CDS encoding heparan-alpha-glucosaminide N-acetyltransferase domain-containing protein → MLSLQDREVNTGRQRELDLVKGFLMIMIVFIHSFQTIAGVEAAESNVHKIMFALFMPTGACLYLFTMGFGSVFTRHSKPEDMVKNGVRLLLYQGLSNLCYAAALLISFNIRNMITGEVAGSRELYAQNMYAALTFVNIFFISGMCYLVLAIYRKLNVKISGYVISAVIVGIVSPFTKMLVSENQVLNWILDMTFGGKGETSFCFFPYLSYVFLGYVFGKVIRRVPEDEKGDFYKKSGIICGIIAVIWFACCIMTHPTVDRFFNYMIEQYRTPGLAKVVGSFCSIMLVFAIAFWIMPMIEKWKFGYNKLCYYSKQISKIYAVHIGVYYIICGFAAFSGFNVKECLIWSVIVLIVTDLLVQGHLIIMNKIKRV, encoded by the coding sequence ATGTTATCTTTACAGGACAGAGAAGTGAACACAGGCCGACAGCGGGAACTTGATCTGGTAAAAGGTTTCCTAATGATCATGATAGTATTTATACATTCATTTCAGACAATAGCAGGCGTGGAAGCAGCAGAATCGAATGTACATAAAATTATGTTTGCACTGTTTATGCCGACAGGTGCTTGCTTATATTTATTTACTATGGGATTTGGAAGTGTTTTTACACGACATTCTAAGCCTGAAGATATGGTTAAAAATGGTGTGAGACTGTTATTGTATCAGGGATTAAGTAATTTATGTTATGCCGCAGCTTTGTTAATTAGTTTCAATATTAGAAATATGATTACAGGAGAAGTCGCAGGCAGCAGAGAATTATATGCACAAAACATGTATGCAGCACTTACATTTGTAAATATATTTTTTATATCAGGTATGTGTTATCTTGTGCTTGCGATATATAGAAAATTAAATGTAAAGATCAGTGGATATGTAATCAGTGCTGTAATAGTAGGAATCGTATCACCATTTACAAAGATGTTGGTTTCTGAAAATCAGGTACTTAACTGGATTTTGGATATGACGTTTGGAGGAAAAGGTGAAACAAGCTTTTGTTTCTTTCCGTATTTGAGTTATGTATTTTTAGGATATGTTTTTGGAAAAGTGATCAGAAGAGTTCCTGAAGATGAAAAAGGAGATTTTTATAAAAAGAGTGGTATAATATGTGGAATTATAGCAGTGATATGGTTTGCATGCTGCATAATGACACACCCTACAGTTGATAGATTTTTTAACTATATGATTGAACAGTACAGAACGCCGGGCCTGGCAAAAGTAGTCGGAAGCTTTTGCAGTATCATGCTTGTATTTGCAATTGCATTTTGGATTATGCCGATGATAGAAAAATGGAAATTTGGATATAACAAATTGTGTTATTATTCAAAACAAATATCTAAGATATATGCAGTGCATATCGGTGTATATTATATAATTTGTGGTTTTGCTGCATTTTCCGGATTTAATGTAAAAGAGTGTTTGATATGGTCGGTTATAGTGCTGATAGTAACTGATTTGCTTGTACAAGGACACTTAATAATTATGAATAAGATAAAAAGAGTGTGA
- a CDS encoding SPFH domain-containing protein has protein sequence MGLIKAVAGAVGGTMADQWKEFFYCEAMDKNVMVRKGQKQTSSRSSNTKGNDNIITNGSGIAVADGQCMIIVEQGKVVEICAESGQFTYDTSTEPSIFSGNLGDSISKTFATIGKRFTFGGDTGKDQRVYYFNTKELIDNKFGTPNPIPFRVVDSKIGLDIDVAVRCSGVYSYRISDPLLFYTNVCGNVENEYTREEIDRQLKTEFISALQPAFGRLSDMELRPNQIVNHTTELENAMNETLSAKWSELRGLKVVSIALGSVTLPEEDAELIKQAQRTAMLQNPTMAAATMVGAQADAMKAAASNEGGAMNGFIGMGMAMNAGGGMNAQNLFAMGAQQEEARRREELERQAAQAAQTPPPQAAPAADSWQCTCGATVTGKFCPECGSKKPEPKPAADSWQCACGATVTGKFCPECGSPKPVQEEGWTCSCGAVNKGKFCSECGAKKPAAAPLYRCDKCGWEPEDPKNPPKFCPECGDPFNDADIQ, from the coding sequence ATGGGACTTATTAAAGCAGTTGCAGGAGCGGTAGGCGGAACAATGGCAGATCAATGGAAAGAGTTTTTCTATTGTGAAGCGATGGATAAAAATGTCATGGTGAGGAAAGGACAGAAGCAGACGAGTTCTCGTTCTTCTAATACAAAAGGCAATGACAATATTATTACAAATGGTAGTGGAATCGCTGTGGCAGATGGTCAGTGTATGATTATTGTAGAACAGGGAAAAGTAGTAGAAATATGTGCAGAATCCGGACAGTTTACATATGATACATCTACAGAGCCAAGTATTTTCTCCGGTAATCTTGGAGATAGTATTTCAAAGACATTTGCAACAATCGGAAAACGATTTACATTTGGCGGCGATACAGGTAAAGATCAGCGTGTTTATTATTTTAATACAAAAGAGTTGATTGATAATAAATTCGGTACACCAAATCCGATTCCATTCCGTGTTGTAGATTCTAAGATAGGTCTGGATATTGATGTAGCAGTACGATGTTCAGGTGTTTATTCTTATCGAATCAGTGACCCGTTGTTGTTCTACACAAATGTGTGCGGTAATGTGGAGAATGAGTATACGAGAGAAGAAATTGACAGACAGTTAAAAACAGAGTTTATCAGTGCTTTGCAGCCGGCATTTGGACGGCTTTCCGATATGGAGCTGCGTCCGAATCAAATTGTAAATCATACTACAGAGCTGGAAAATGCTATGAATGAAACACTGTCAGCAAAATGGAGTGAGCTTCGTGGACTGAAGGTAGTAAGTATTGCACTTGGTTCAGTGACACTTCCGGAAGAAGATGCAGAGTTGATCAAACAGGCACAGCGTACAGCAATGCTTCAGAATCCAACAATGGCAGCAGCAACTATGGTAGGCGCTCAGGCAGATGCGATGAAAGCAGCAGCAAGCAACGAAGGCGGTGCTATGAACGGCTTTATCGGTATGGGTATGGCTATGAATGCAGGTGGCGGAATGAATGCCCAGAATTTATTTGCAATGGGAGCCCAGCAAGAGGAAGCAAGACGAAGAGAAGAGCTTGAAAGACAGGCGGCGCAAGCAGCACAGACTCCGCCTCCACAGGCAGCACCGGCGGCGGACAGCTGGCAGTGTACATGTGGTGCAACAGTTACAGGAAAGTTCTGTCCGGAATGTGGTTCAAAGAAACCAGAGCCAAAACCGGCAGCAGATAGCTGGCAGTGTGCATGTGGCGCAACAGTTACAGGAAAATTCTGTCCGGAATGTGGCAGCCCAAAACCGGTACAGGAAGAGGGATGGACATGTTCGTGCGGAGCAGTAAATAAAGGAAAGTTCTGTTCAGAATGTGGAGCAAAAAAACCGGCAGCGGCACCATTGTATCGTTGTGATAAATGCGGTTGGGAACCTGAAGATCCGAAGAATCCGCCAAAATTCTGCCCAGAGTGCGGAGATCCATTTAATGATGCTGATATTCAGTAG
- the upp gene encoding uracil phosphoribosyltransferase, which translates to MSNVIEMTHPLIQHKISRLRDKNTGTAEFRALVEEIAMLMGYEALKDLPLEDVEVETPIETCMTPQIAGKKFAIVPILRAGLGMVSGIQALVPTAKIGHIGLYRDEETHEPHEYYCKLPDPIEERLIVVTDPMLATGGSAVAAVDFIKKHGGKKIKFMAIIAAPEGIKRLMDAHPDIQLYVGHIDRELNKAAYICPGLGDAGDRIFGTK; encoded by the coding sequence ATGAGTAATGTAATTGAGATGACACACCCGTTGATCCAGCACAAGATTTCAAGATTGAGAGATAAGAATACAGGAACAGCAGAATTTCGTGCACTTGTAGAAGAAATCGCAATGCTGATGGGATATGAGGCATTAAAGGATCTGCCACTTGAAGATGTTGAGGTTGAGACTCCGATTGAAACATGCATGACACCTCAGATTGCCGGAAAGAAATTTGCTATTGTACCGATTTTACGTGCAGGTTTGGGAATGGTAAGCGGTATTCAGGCTTTAGTACCGACAGCAAAGATTGGACATATTGGTCTGTATCGTGACGAGGAGACACACGAACCACATGAGTATTATTGTAAGCTGCCGGATCCGATTGAAGAGCGTTTGATCGTTGTTACAGATCCGATGCTTGCTACAGGCGGTTCAGCAGTTGCAGCAGTTGATTTTATTAAAAAGCATGGCGGTAAGAAGATTAAATTCATGGCTATTATCGCTGCTCCGGAAGGAATTAAACGTCTGATGGATGCACATCCGGATATTCAGTTGTATGTAGGTCATATCGACAGAGAGCTGAATAAAGCTGCTTACATCTGCCCAGGACTCGGAGATGCCGGGGATCGTATTTTTGGCACAAAATAG